CCCGGGTAGCCCGCGAAGAACCAACACCACCAGCCCAACATCATGATGCCATGCCCCGTGAGGATGCCGACGTGGCTCCACATCTCCACCCGGTCCGCGTACTTTCGCACGTAGCGGCGCCAATGGAAGGCCTCGTCCACCAGGCTGTAGACGAACGATAGGACCGTCAGCACCATCGCGGGGATCCAGAGGGCATGGGGGCGACTGTAGGCGGCGCACAGCAGCACGGAGCTACCGATGCCGCAGAAGATGGTGATGGCGTGGACCAGGCCTTCGGCGCCGCTGATCTCTTGCTTGTAAACGGTGCGGTGGCCGATGGTGTCGACGGCGATGCTCACGGAGAAGATCACGGCGCCGACCGGCACGAGCCAAGCTTCCGCCGGGAAGCGCACGCCATGCACGTGGCCCACCACCAAGAAGCCTCCGGTGGACAGCACCAGTCCCAGCATCAGGCCGACCCAGGAGACGTAGACGGTCCAATCCGTGCGATCGAACTCGCGGATGCGTCCGACGTACACCAGGACCTCGTGGAGGAAGCCCGTGCGCGGGTGCTCGAAGCGTTCAGAGGCCAGGGACGTCATCGGGATACTGCACTACGGTAGTTGGAAGGGTGGGGGGTGAGGGGCGGAGAATGCGCCGGGGCAGCTCCCGACCTTCTGCGAGGAGGGCTCGAGCGACGAGCAGCGCCTTTCGCCAGCGGGGCACCACCGCGCGGGGAGCGACGGGATCGTGCCCACGCCGTTCAACCACGCGGCCGATGTCGGAGTACACGAGCCGCGCGGTACGAATGGAGAGCGCCGACGAGAAGCCCAAAGCGGGGAGCCCGGCGTCGCCGCTCTGGTAGTAGCGCTCCGCCAGAGCCAGCAGGCCGCGGGTCGCGTGGGCGCAGGCGTCTCGCGCGCTCTGGGTCAACGGCTGGCCGGGCCGGAGCTGGGTTCGAAGCAGCTCCGCGGGCAAATACAGCCGCCCGCGCTGCCAGTCCTCCAGCACGTCGCGACTGATGTTCGTGAGCTGCATGGCCATGCCGAGATGGGCGGCATGCACCAGGGCGCGATCGTCCCTCACACCGAGCACGTGACACATCATCAGGCCGACGGTGCCGGCCACTCGATAGCAGTACTGCAGGAGCTGCTCCGTCGTTCGGTAGTCCGTCCCCTGGGCGTCCATCTCCATGCCCGCCAAGAGCTCTGACGGGTACTCGACGGGGATTTGGCGCTCGAGCACCACCCGCTGGAAGGCAGCCAGGGTGATGTCGGACTGCGCGCGTCCTGCATAGATGCACGCCAGCTCCGTGCGTAGGCGCGCGACCGCGTCGCCCTGGGCGCCTTGCGGCACCAGGTCGACGGCGTCGTCCACGCGGCGGCACCAGGCGTACAGCGTCGCCGCGTCGGTGCGAGCCGCGGACGGCAACATCGTGGAAGCCAGCGCGAAGCTCCGGCTGCCTGCGCGCAGCGTCCGCAGACACGTGACGCGGGCGTCCTCGTCGCGTGGGGCGAGCATCGGCAGCTCCCGCGGCCAGGAAGACGTCACGCGGCGGCTTCTTTCGCCTGGTCCGCCAAAATCACGCCGACCGTGGCCTTCGCGGAGTTGATCACGCCCGGGAGCCCGGCGCCGGGATGCGTCCCGGCCCCCACGATGTACAGGCCCGGGATGCGCGGGTCTCGATTCTGGGGTCGGAACCACGCGCTTTGCGTCAACGTCGGAGCCACGGAGAAGGCCGACCCATGGAAGGCGCCGAGCTCCGCTTGGAAGTCCAGCGGTGTGAACCAACGGCGGGTCACGACGTGGGAGCGAAGATCCGGCATCAGCCGCTCGAGGGAGCCGAGAATGCGATCGGCGTACTCCGGAGCCACGCGTTCCCAGTCGATGGCGGCGTTGCCCAGGTGGGGCACCGGGCTCAGGACGTAGAACGTGGCGGAGCCTTCCGGTGCCAGGCTCGGGTCGGTCACGCTGGGCGCGTGCAAGTACAGGCTGAAGTCCTCCGGTAGCGCGTTGCCGTGGAAGATGTCTTCCAACAGGCCCTGATAGCGCGGGCCGAAGACCACGGAGTGGTGCGCCACGTCGTAGGGGCGATCCGTGCCGAAGTAGAGCACGAAGAGCGACATGCTCCACTCCGCGCGCTCGAGCTTTCGCGCCGTCTTTTCGGCGGCGCGGTTGCCCTGGTACAGCTTCGCGTAGGTGTGGTGCACGTCGGCATTCGACACGACCAGGTCGAACGGCTCGCCGGCGCGTGCGTCCGTGGTGATGCGATGGCGCGTCCGTCCCGAGCTGGCGTCGAGCTCGATGTGACGCACGGGGCTCGACAAGCGGAGCTCGCCGCCGAGCTCACGGAACAGCCGCACGAAGCTCTGCACCAGCGCGCCGGTGCCGCCCCGCGGGAAGTACACGCCCCACTTTCGCTCCAGGTAGTGGATCAGCGTGTAGATCGAGCTGGTGTCGAAGGGATTTCCGCCCACCAACAAGGAGTGGAAGCTCAGCGCTTGGCGGACGTGCTCGTCCTTCACGTAACGGGCGACCGCGTGATACACGCTGCGGTCCGCCCGCAATCGGGCCAGCTCCGGCGCCACGCGCACCATGTCCATGAAGCGCAGAAACGGAGTTGCCGCGAGCTCCTCGTAGCCCTTCTCGAACACCCGTCGCGTGTAGTCCACGAACTCGAGGTAGCCTTCGGCGTCCTTCGGGTCCCGCGCTCGGATTTGCTCGAGCATGGCGTTGCCGTCGCCGTCGTAGTCGAAGCTGTCGCCGTCGTCCCACAAGAGCCGGTAAAACGGCCGCACGGGCAAGAGCTCCACGTAGTCTTCCATCTTGCGGCCGGCCGCCTGGAACACTTCTTCGATGCAGGTGGGCGCAGTGATGACCGTGGGTCCGGCGTCGAACGTGAAGCCGTCCTGCTCGTACACGTAGGCGCGTCCGCCGGGCTTGTCGCGAGCTTCGAACAGCACCGTGGGGATCCCCGCGGCCTGCAGGCGAATGGCGGCGCTCAGTCCGCCGAAGCCGCTACCGATGACCGCCGCGCGGCGGGCGACCGCGTGCGCACCGCTCTCGCGCTCAGCCATAGCTCACCTCCAGCTCTTCGATCTCGCGTTCCAGCTCGTGGAAGGCCGGCGCGTCGCCCACCACCGAGCGGAGCGCCGAGAGGGCCACGAACAGGTGTCGCCGGATGCGCTTTCGGCCGTGCCGCTCGACGCGTTCGCGGAGCTCCTCCGCCAGAGCTTCGGGGTGTAGGTCGCCGCGGGCCACCTCGCGTCCCAGCGCCACCAGCCGCGCGTAAGTCACCGCGTCCAGCTGTCTGGAGAGCCACGCCCAGACCCAGGTCGGGCGCGCGTGGATCAGATCTTCGTGGCCCTTGTGGCAGCGCTTCTCGCTGGTGAGCCCGCCGAGGTCGTCCGCCATCTGCAGCCCGACGCCCAGCTCCCGGCCGAAGTTGCCCAGGGCTTCGGCCACCTCCGCCCGGCCATCAGCGGCGACGGCGCCGATCTGCGCGGCGAGCTGCATCAGGGCACCGGTCTTCAAGCGCGTCGTCGCGCTCACCACGCCCCACGCGTCGCGTTGGGACAGGTCGTAGGCGCACACCGAGAGATCGAGCGCCTGTCCTTGATGGGCTCGGAGCAGAGTTTGGGACAGCAAGCGACGCAGCCGGAGCTCGACCCGCGGGCTCACGTCCAACCGGGACACCAGCTCGTGGGGCCAGAAATAGAGCCAAGAGCCGGCGTTCAGCGCCGTGGGTATGCCGTGCGTGATGTGAAGGGCCGGGCCGCCGCGTCGGTAGGCGGATTCGTCCTCGATGTCGTCCACGATGAGCGACCCGGCGTGGAGCGCTTCCACGATGCAGGGCAGCTCACGCGGTGGCTCGCCGTGCCCCCCGGCGATGCGCCACGCCACGTCCACCAAGCGCGCGCGAAACTCCTTGCCTGGTCGGGAAAGGAAATCGGCGAGCGGTTGGTAGAGGGAGTCCTCCCAGGCGCTCCAGGGTACGGACTCGCTGTCGAGGGCGAGGAGCTCGCTCAACGGACGAGCTTCGAACTGCTCGTCGAGAAGCTCCGCAAGCGGGGTCTTCGGCTCCAGAACGAAGGCGGTATTGGTCATGATGCGACGGCTCCTCGCGTGAACGCCACGCGCAGCGAAAAACCACGGGGTGGACGACCGCAAAGGATCCGTGCGCGGTCGCTCGTCGTGGTGTTCAAGGCGTAGAAGCGGCGAATGCTCGCTTCCGGCAGTCGGTAGAAGCGCTCGAGGACGTTGCGCTGGTCTTCTGGCGAAAACGCGCCAAAAAGCAGCCGATTCAGGAACGTCGCGTAGCGCAGCTGACGCCCGTGCTGCGCCGCCAGCCGCGCAAGGGCGGGGCGAAGCTCTTCAGGGCCGTTCTCCGCGACGACCTTCGCGAAGCGCACCGCGACGGGAAAGCTGTAGCCCGTCGTCGGGTGGAACCAGCCGCCGCCGTACCCCGTTCGCAGCGCGCCGTCGCTCGGGTCGGGCGTCGACATGCGGGTCGGCAAGGGCAGCACGCCGCGCTCCTCGCGCTCCACGGACTGGATGTCGAAGCCCTGCCTGTGTGCCCATCCGATGATCTCCTCGCGCAAGCGTGGAGCATCGAGGTTTGCCGTCGGCGAGAAGTAGGTGTCTTCGACGAGCACCCGGTCTTCGTCGAACGGCAGCGCGTAGATGAATCGGAACCCATCCGTCTGCGGCACGCGGGCGTCCATCAACAGTGGCTCGCTGATGGGCGAGGGTCGTGAGAGCCGCAGCTCCAAACCCAAGAACTTTTGGAAGTGCGTGCCGGTCTCGCACGGCAGTTGGTTGGGGCCGCGGCCGTCGAACACCTGCTTTGCCCGCAGCGCCCCGGCGGTTTTGATAGTCACGGTGTTGGCAGAGACAGCGCAGGCTTCGACCCCCGTGAGCAGCGTGATCCCCGGCGTGCTCTTCAGGACCTCTCGGAAGCGGTCGCTGGTGACGGCCGCGTAGGGAGACGAGACGGTGCGGGCCAGCTCGGGGAACTTCACCGAGTAGCCGGGCCAGCGCCGCACCACGAGGGGCTCCACCCAGGGCGCGTCGTCCGCGTCGTCCGCATGGAAGCACCACACGTGATTGCCGCCCACCTCGGCTTCGCGCTCCACGATCAGGATTCGGCTTCCGGGCCGGGAGGTGGCCAGGGCGAGGGCGATCAGCCCGTTCGCAAGCCCTCCTCCAACCAAGATCGCATCCAGCTCCGTCATGACTAACCTTTGACCATGAGTTGTCTAAGGTATAGGTGGACAATTAGGGGCGTCAATCCTAGGTGTCTAGTTAGTGTCTAGATTTTCACCAGCCCGTGTCCAAGCTTCGGCGCTACTCGCGGTGGAAGGACTGCGGAAAGACTACGGCCGCCGCCGGGCGCTCGATGCACTGAGCCTGGAGGTCGAACGGGGCGAGACCCTGGGCCTTCTCGGCCCCAACGGGGCGGGCAAGACCACCTTCATGAGCTTGGTCGCCGGACTACTGAGACCGGATGGGGGGCGCATCGAGCTTCGCGGTCTCGGGCCCGTGACCTCGCGATCGGTTCGCGGGCACATTGGCATCGCCCCCCAAGAGATGGCGCTCTACCCGCGCCTGAGCGCGGAAGAGAACCTGGTGTTCTTCGCTCGACTGTACGGCCTTCGGGGCGCGGAGCTTCGCCGGGGCGTGGAGCGCGCCCTCACGATTGCCGGGCTCACTGAACGGCGTCGCGATCGGGTCGGCGGGTTCTCCGGTGGCATGCAGCGTCGCCTGAACCTCGCCGCGGCGGTGGTTCACTCTCCGGACTTGGTGCTCCTGGACGAACCCACGGCCGGCGTGGATCCGCAGTCCCGCAATCACATCTTCGACAGCCTCGAGCGCCTCAAGGACACGGGAACCACGTTGATCTACTCCACTCACTACATGGAGGAGGCCGAGCGTCTCTGCGATCGCGTCGCGGTGATGGACAACGGGAAGCTCCTGGCCCTGGGTCGGCTTCAGGAGCTCGTGCAGAGCTACGGCGGCGGATATCGCGTCACCGCGGAGGTGCTCGAAGCTCCTCCTCCGCTCACCCTCGCCGACTGGAACGGAGCCAAGCTCGATGCGGTCGTGGATGAGCCCTTCGCGTTGCTGTCGGAGCTGATGCGTGCCGAGCCGCGGCTCTCGAGCCTGTCCCTCGAGCGCCCCAGTCTCGAAACTGTGTTCTTCAACCTGACCGGCCGGAGCCTTCGAGACTGATGCGAGCTGCCGTCTTCATCGCGCTGAAGGACCTCCGGTTGCTCTCCCGGGACCGCGTGGCCCTGTTCTGGGTGTTGGGCTTTCCCCTGGCGTTCGCCCTGCTTTTCGGCAGCGTGATGTCTTCTGCGCTGGACGAGGCCTCGCGGCGCATCTCCGTCGTCGTCGTGGCCGACGATCGAGATTCGCCCCTGGCCAAGGCATTGTCGGAGAGCGATCGGCTCGACGTGCGCTCCATGTCCCTGGAAGACGCCCAACGAGCCGTGCGTCATGGGCGGGAGTCCGCTTACCTGCGCTTGCCGGAAAGCGGCGAGCCCGTGCTGGGGGTCGATCCGGCGCGAGCCTCCGAAGTTGCCCTGCTGAAGAGCGAGATCGCGCGAGCAGCGCGGGGGTCGAGCGTAGAAGCGCTGCCGATGAAGCAAGTGAAGGTCGGTGCACCGAACCGGTCGCCCTTCGATCTCGCGTTTCCCGCCGCCGTGCTGTGGGGACTCATGGGCTGTGCCGCCACCTTCGCGGTTTCGATGGTGAGCGAGCGCACGAGCGGAACGCACGCGCGACTGGGCGCCGCGCCGATCTCACGAGCGACGGTCCTGGTCGGAAAGGCTCTCGCCTGCTTCGCGGCTTGCCTGCTGGATGCGCTGCTCTTGCTAGCCCTCGGCAAGCTGGTGCTGGGCGTCAGCTTCGAGGGCGTCGCGGCGCTGTCCTTGGCGGTGCTCGCGACCGCCGTGTGCTTCGTGGGCATCACCATGCTGCTCAGCATGTTGGGCACCACGGAGCAGTCCGTGGCGGGGGCCGGGTGGGCGACGCTGATCTTGCTCGCCA
This region of Polyangiaceae bacterium genomic DNA includes:
- a CDS encoding phytoene/squalene synthase family protein — translated: MTSSWPRELPMLAPRDEDARVTCLRTLRAGSRSFALASTMLPSAARTDAATLYAWCRRVDDAVDLVPQGAQGDAVARLRTELACIYAGRAQSDITLAAFQRVVLERQIPVEYPSELLAGMEMDAQGTDYRTTEQLLQYCYRVAGTVGLMMCHVLGVRDDRALVHAAHLGMAMQLTNISRDVLEDWQRGRLYLPAELLRTQLRPGQPLTQSARDACAHATRGLLALAERYYQSGDAGLPALGFSSALSIRTARLVYSDIGRVVERRGHDPVAPRAVVPRWRKALLVARALLAEGRELPRRILRPSPPTLPTTVVQYPDDVPGL
- a CDS encoding phytoene desaturase is translated as MAERESGAHAVARRAAVIGSGFGGLSAAIRLQAAGIPTVLFEARDKPGGRAYVYEQDGFTFDAGPTVITAPTCIEEVFQAAGRKMEDYVELLPVRPFYRLLWDDGDSFDYDGDGNAMLEQIRARDPKDAEGYLEFVDYTRRVFEKGYEELAATPFLRFMDMVRVAPELARLRADRSVYHAVARYVKDEHVRQALSFHSLLVGGNPFDTSSIYTLIHYLERKWGVYFPRGGTGALVQSFVRLFRELGGELRLSSPVRHIELDASSGRTRHRITTDARAGEPFDLVVSNADVHHTYAKLYQGNRAAEKTARKLERAEWSMSLFVLYFGTDRPYDVAHHSVVFGPRYQGLLEDIFHGNALPEDFSLYLHAPSVTDPSLAPEGSATFYVLSPVPHLGNAAIDWERVAPEYADRILGSLERLMPDLRSHVVTRRWFTPLDFQAELGAFHGSAFSVAPTLTQSAWFRPQNRDPRIPGLYIVGAGTHPGAGLPGVINSAKATVGVILADQAKEAAA
- a CDS encoding polyprenyl synthetase family protein, with amino-acid sequence MTNTAFVLEPKTPLAELLDEQFEARPLSELLALDSESVPWSAWEDSLYQPLADFLSRPGKEFRARLVDVAWRIAGGHGEPPRELPCIVEALHAGSLIVDDIEDESAYRRGGPALHITHGIPTALNAGSWLYFWPHELVSRLDVSPRVELRLRRLLSQTLLRAHQGQALDLSVCAYDLSQRDAWGVVSATTRLKTGALMQLAAQIGAVAADGRAEVAEALGNFGRELGVGLQMADDLGGLTSEKRCHKGHEDLIHARPTWVWAWLSRQLDAVTYARLVALGREVARGDLHPEALAEELRERVERHGRKRIRRHLFVALSALRSVVGDAPAFHELEREIEELEVSYG
- the crtY gene encoding lycopene beta-cyclase CrtY produces the protein MTELDAILVGGGLANGLIALALATSRPGSRILIVEREAEVGGNHVWCFHADDADDAPWVEPLVVRRWPGYSVKFPELARTVSSPYAAVTSDRFREVLKSTPGITLLTGVEACAVSANTVTIKTAGALRAKQVFDGRGPNQLPCETGTHFQKFLGLELRLSRPSPISEPLLMDARVPQTDGFRFIYALPFDEDRVLVEDTYFSPTANLDAPRLREEIIGWAHRQGFDIQSVEREERGVLPLPTRMSTPDPSDGALRTGYGGGWFHPTTGYSFPVAVRFAKVVAENGPEELRPALARLAAQHGRQLRYATFLNRLLFGAFSPEDQRNVLERFYRLPEASIRRFYALNTTTSDRARILCGRPPRGFSLRVAFTRGAVAS
- a CDS encoding ABC transporter ATP-binding protein, with product MSRFSPARVQASALLAVEGLRKDYGRRRALDALSLEVERGETLGLLGPNGAGKTTFMSLVAGLLRPDGGRIELRGLGPVTSRSVRGHIGIAPQEMALYPRLSAEENLVFFARLYGLRGAELRRGVERALTIAGLTERRRDRVGGFSGGMQRRLNLAAAVVHSPDLVLLDEPTAGVDPQSRNHIFDSLERLKDTGTTLIYSTHYMEEAERLCDRVAVMDNGKLLALGRLQELVQSYGGGYRVTAEVLEAPPPLTLADWNGAKLDAVVDEPFALLSELMRAEPRLSSLSLERPSLETVFFNLTGRSLRD
- a CDS encoding ABC transporter permease → MRAAVFIALKDLRLLSRDRVALFWVLGFPLAFALLFGSVMSSALDEASRRISVVVVADDRDSPLAKALSESDRLDVRSMSLEDAQRAVRHGRESAYLRLPESGEPVLGVDPARASEVALLKSEIARAARGSSVEALPMKQVKVGAPNRSPFDLAFPAAVLWGLMGCAATFAVSMVSERTSGTHARLGAAPISRATVLVGKALACFAACLLDALLLLALGKLVLGVSFEGVAALSLAVLATAVCFVGITMLLSMLGTTEQSVAGAGWATLILLAMIGGAMVPLAAMPSWLLPITDISPVKWGILALEGASWRSFSVAELLYPCAILVGIGTGTFALGLGLLAQRGR